One genomic segment of Erythrobacter sp. THAF29 includes these proteins:
- a CDS encoding LptA/OstA family protein encodes MTAKRNPAASLRRTAFAWGAGSFAFTLAVAGGIGLQAQGIASHNTRAPVTYDAGSIELQDRQNRVALSGGVTVTQAGLTVRSQRMLVNFTDTGSLDIQRITATGGVTVTRGNERASGDVAIYDFNRRVITMAGNVRLRRGTDTLNGGRLTIDLRSGISSVDGRASGGANPGGSNSGRVTGTFSVPQDNDDDQ; translated from the coding sequence ATGACTGCAAAACGAAACCCCGCTGCAAGTCTCCGGCGCACCGCATTCGCATGGGGCGCAGGCAGTTTCGCTTTCACACTGGCGGTCGCCGGAGGGATCGGGCTTCAGGCGCAGGGCATTGCCTCGCACAATACCCGCGCACCGGTGACATACGATGCGGGCAGCATCGAATTGCAGGATCGCCAGAACCGTGTCGCGCTTTCCGGCGGAGTGACCGTCACCCAGGCAGGCCTCACCGTGCGGTCCCAGCGCATGCTGGTGAACTTCACCGACACTGGATCGCTCGACATCCAGCGCATCACTGCAACCGGCGGGGTCACGGTGACGCGCGGTAACGAACGAGCGAGCGGCGATGTCGCGATCTACGATTTCAATCGCCGCGTCATCACCATGGCTGGCAATGTCCGCCTGCGTCGCGGCACCGACACGCTGAACGGCGGCCGGTTGACGATCGACCTCAGGAGCGGGATTTCAAGCGTGGACGGACGCGCATCGGGAGGAGCAAATCCCGGCGGATCGAATAGCGGACGAGTGACTGGCACATTCTCTGTCCCGCAAGACAACGACGACGACCAGTAG
- the lptC gene encoding LPS export ABC transporter periplasmic protein LptC, giving the protein MIIKRRIETSEAKALRSRRQHFAAPGGSHDKLVGFLARALPIGVGVLAAIMIITPLSPRGEVSFLLDRNEVAIIDERLSVDNAMYRGRDDDGRPFSIIAGEAVQRSSAEGLVRMDDLVAQLLLPEGPARLTAPGGVYDIDEEVVAINGEVRLEAADGYKLVARGVSVDLDERIIRGDDSVEGAVPAGTFRADRMRADLDERTVTLEGNARLRMIPGKLRMP; this is encoded by the coding sequence ATGATCATCAAGCGCCGCATCGAGACCAGCGAAGCCAAAGCGCTGCGAAGTCGGCGCCAGCATTTTGCTGCGCCCGGCGGCTCGCATGACAAGCTGGTCGGCTTTCTCGCCCGGGCTTTGCCAATCGGCGTCGGAGTGCTCGCGGCGATAATGATAATAACGCCCCTTTCGCCGCGCGGCGAGGTGAGCTTCCTGCTCGACCGCAACGAGGTCGCGATCATCGACGAGCGGCTCTCCGTAGATAACGCCATGTATCGTGGACGCGACGATGATGGCCGCCCTTTCTCAATCATCGCGGGAGAAGCCGTACAGCGCTCGAGCGCCGAGGGGCTGGTGAGGATGGACGATCTGGTCGCACAGTTGCTGCTGCCCGAAGGTCCGGCCCGCCTGACTGCACCGGGCGGCGTCTACGATATCGATGAAGAGGTCGTGGCGATCAACGGCGAGGTCCGGCTGGAAGCCGCCGATGGTTACAAGCTCGTCGCACGCGGAGTCTCGGTCGATCTGGATGAGCGCATTATTCGCGGGGACGACAGTGTCGAGGGGGCGGTTCCGGCAGGCACTTTCAGGGCTGACCGGATGCGCGCCGATCTTGACGAACGCACTGTCACGCTCGAAGGGAATGCCCGGTTGCGAATGATCCCCGGCAAATTGAGGATGCCATGA
- a CDS encoding ribonuclease D, whose protein sequence is MAIHFHEEDLPDGVLEDASISGGALAVDTETMGLVTHRDRLCVVQISDGSGDEHLVRFSPGSDYEAPNLTRILGDENRVKLFHYARFDLAAISYYLGVMATPVFCTKIASKLVRTYTDRHGLKNLTDELLGESISKQQQSSDWGGPELNEAQREYAASDVRFLHRLHDELTLRLEREGRMHIAQACFDFLPTRAELDIAGWAENDIFNHS, encoded by the coding sequence ATGGCCATACATTTCCATGAAGAAGACCTGCCCGATGGCGTGCTCGAAGATGCTTCGATCTCGGGGGGCGCGCTCGCCGTCGATACAGAAACCATGGGTCTCGTCACCCACCGCGACCGGCTGTGTGTGGTGCAGATCAGCGACGGATCGGGCGATGAACATCTCGTGCGCTTTTCGCCGGGAAGCGATTACGAAGCACCGAACCTCACCCGCATCCTTGGCGATGAAAATCGCGTGAAGCTGTTCCATTATGCCCGCTTCGATCTCGCAGCCATTTCCTATTATCTCGGCGTAATGGCGACACCGGTGTTCTGTACTAAGATCGCAAGCAAGCTGGTGCGCACGTATACGGATCGCCACGGTCTCAAGAACCTGACCGACGAATTGCTCGGCGAAAGCATCTCCAAACAGCAGCAAAGTTCCGACTGGGGCGGGCCGGAACTGAACGAAGCGCAGCGCGAATACGCCGCCTCCGATGTGCGATTCCTTCACCGCCTGCATGATGAGCTCACCCTGCGCCTGGAACGCGAGGGGCGCATGCACATTGCCCAGGCATGCTTCGACTTCCTGCCCACCCGCGCAGAACTCGACATCGCTGGTTGGGCCGAAAACGACATCTTCAACCACTCGTAA
- the ung gene encoding uracil-DNA glycosylase, translating to MEGDGIPASWRAALEPALATSEARWLGGWLRAEEDAGKVIYPPRGQRLAAMALTPLDEVRVVILGQDPYHGPGQAHGLAFSVQDGVKIPPSLVNIYKELESDLGIERPAHGNLSRWAEQGVLLLNNTLTVEANKAGSHAGRGWDAITDAAVQAVAERGEPTVFILWGSHARKKAGRVKALGSGDHHLILSSPHPSPLSAHSGFFGSRPFSQANDFLEANRRGRIDWTP from the coding sequence ATGGAAGGCGACGGCATCCCTGCAAGCTGGCGAGCGGCGCTCGAACCGGCGCTTGCGACATCCGAAGCGAGATGGCTCGGAGGCTGGCTGCGCGCGGAAGAGGACGCGGGGAAGGTGATCTACCCCCCTCGCGGGCAAAGGCTCGCGGCGATGGCGCTCACTCCACTCGATGAGGTGCGCGTCGTGATTCTCGGGCAGGATCCCTATCACGGGCCGGGGCAGGCGCACGGTCTTGCCTTTTCGGTGCAGGACGGGGTCAAGATCCCGCCTTCGCTGGTGAACATCTACAAGGAGCTCGAAAGCGATCTGGGCATTGAGCGGCCTGCACATGGCAACCTTTCACGCTGGGCAGAGCAGGGCGTGCTGCTGCTCAACAACACCCTGACGGTGGAGGCGAACAAGGCAGGCAGCCATGCCGGGCGCGGGTGGGATGCGATCACCGATGCGGCGGTGCAGGCGGTGGCCGAGCGCGGCGAGCCGACCGTTTTCATCCTCTGGGGAAGCCATGCGAGGAAAAAGGCGGGGCGGGTGAAGGCGCTCGGTTCGGGCGACCATCACCTGATCCTCTCCAGCCCGCACCCCAGCCCGCTTTCTGCCCATTCCGGCTTTTTCGGCTCGCGACCGTTCAGCCAGGCAAACGATTTTCTGGAGGCCAATAGGCGCGGCAGGATAGACTGGACGCCATGA
- a CDS encoding TraR/DksA C4-type zinc finger protein yields MTQDEARAALLKRQAELDEEDRISAEGRAPVTLQQDSVGRLSRMDAMQQQAMAQAQERRRAAERKRIEAALQRLDEGEWGYCVRCGDEIAEKRLEHDPSVASCVNCAAAA; encoded by the coding sequence ATGACGCAAGACGAAGCCCGTGCCGCGCTCCTGAAGCGCCAGGCCGAACTGGACGAGGAAGACCGTATCAGCGCGGAAGGGCGGGCGCCGGTCACGCTGCAACAGGACAGCGTCGGCAGGCTATCCCGGATGGACGCGATGCAGCAGCAGGCGATGGCACAGGCGCAGGAGCGTAGGCGTGCGGCAGAGCGCAAGCGGATCGAGGCGGCGCTGCAGAGGCTGGACGAAGGCGAATGGGGCTATTGCGTGCGCTGCGGCGATGAGATCGCAGAGAAAAGGCTCGAGCACGATCCCAGCGTCGCAAGCTGCGTGAATTGTGCCGCCGCGGCCTGA